In Sphingomonas sp. M1-B02, the sequence GTGGAATTTCGCGCTGTCGTCAAGGTTTACGTGGGGGCGGTACTGAGCCGAACTCCCGCTCCCTTTGGGAGCGGGAAGGGGCCCGCTCGCATAGCGAGTGGGAAGGGTCAGGGCAGCTCGATCCTCACCCTTCCGGCGCTGCGCGCCTCCCTCCCTCTCCCAATGGGAGAGGGGATTTCACCGCCAGCTATCCAGCCACATCCAGTGGTTGAAATCCTGCGGGTCCGCCAGCGGCGCGGCGGAAAGGATCGGGAAGAAATAGACGAAGGCGATCAGCGCCGCGAAGGCGAACCATTCCTCGCGGCCCCTGGCCTTGCCGGCGTCGAAATGGTGAAACGCCACCGCCACCGCCAGGCACAGGAAGATGCCCGAGAGGTGGTAGTAATAATAGAAGCCGAGCGACTTGGGGATCACCGCGTAAATCGCTAGGCTGGCGGTCCACAGCAACGCGACCGCGAGTGGGCGGGCCGCGCGGGTGCGGAACCAGGCCCAGTAGCAGGCCAGCACCGCGAGCAAACCGCCCCACATGATCACCGGGTTGCCGATCAGCAGTACCCCACGCTGCGCGCCCAGGTCCGGCTCGTAGAAATACCAGATCGGGCGCAGCATCAGCGGCCAGCTCCACCAGTCGGACTGGTAATTGTGGGCGGGCAGGATTTGGGTCTGGAGCGCGTACATCTGCGCCTGGAACGGGATCAGGCGGGCGAGCGGGAGCGGATCGCTGGCGTAGAAGAAGGCGGGCGCGAAGGTCGCGAAATAGACGAGGATGCTGACGATGCCGAGCAGCAGCAGCCCGGGGATCGTGGCGAGGCCGGGCCAATGCGGCTGGTCGCGGCCGGCGAGCGCCCAGGCGATCGGGCGCCTGGCGATTCGGGCGTCGCGCAGGCGGATCACCAGGAAGGCGAGCCCGGCCAGCGCGACATAGGGGATCGCCGCCCATTTGGTGCCGACCGCGAGGCCGAGCAGCACGCTCCCGCCGATCCAGCGCCGCAGCACCTGCGGCCGGGTGCCGCGCATCGCCCACAGCATCAGCACCAGCGCCCAGAGCAGGAAGGCGCCCAGGAAGACGTCGAGCATCGCGGTGCGCGCCTGGACGTAGAGCGTCTGGTTGAGCGCGACGAGGATAGCGCCGATCAGCGCCGGCCGCATTGCGCCGAGCAGCAGCCAGAGGAAGGCGAAGGCGCCTAGCACGGTGGCCGTGCCGGCGACGGTGGTGAAGGCGCGCCAGCCGAACGGATTGTCGCCGAACAGCAGGATGCCCGCGCCGATCAGCGCCTTGCCGACCAGGGGATGCTCGATGTTGCGCGGCCCTTCGAGACCAAGCAGCGCGTTCGCCGCGGGGACATAATGGACTTCGTCGAACATGATCCGGCTCGGCTGATCGAGATGGATCGTGAAGAGCAGTTGCGCGGCGAGCCCCAGCAGCAACGCGACGAGATAGGGGCGGTCGTGGAGAGCCTTGAGGCGAGCGAGCATGCGGGGTGGATAGCGAACTACTCCCCTCCCTGAAAGGGAGGGGTAGGGGGTGGGTTCAGCGCCGGCAGAGGCTCGATGCCTCTGGCGATGCTCCTGGCTGCGCGCTCAGGAGGCTCGCGCCGCTCGCCACCCACCCCCGGCCCCTCCCTTGCAGGGAGGGGAGAAGAGGTTGACGCGGGCCATGCTGCACCGGCAAAGCATTTTGCATGAAGCGCCGTACCGGACAGGATCGCACGATCACCCGCAACTGGAAGCCCGCCACCCAGGCCGTGCGCGGCGGGACCGCGCGTTCGGAGTTTGGCGAAACCAGCGAGGCTTTGTTCCTCACCTCGGGCTATGCCTATGATTGCGCCGCCGACGCCGCGGCGCGCTTTGCCGGCGAGCAGGACGGGATGACCTATTCCCGGCTGCAGAACCCGACGGTGCAGATGCTCGAGGAGCGGATCGCGTTGCTGGAGGGCGCCGAGGCGTGCCGCACGATGGCGACGGGCATGGCGGCGATGACCGCGGCCTTGCTCTGCCAGCTCGAGCAGGGCGACCATATCGTCGCCGGGCGCGCGGCGTTCGGATCGTGCCGCTGGCTGACCGATACGCTGCTGCCCAAGTTCGGGATTGGCGTGACGATCGTCGATGCGCGCGACGCGCAGCAATTCCACGACGCGGCGACCGACAAGACCAAGCTGTTCTTCTTCGAGACGCCGGCCAACCCGACGATGGACGTGGTCGATCTCGAAGCCGTGTGCGGGATCGCCAAGGCGCGCGGAATCACGACCGTGGTCGACAATGCCTTCGCGACCCCGGCGCTGCAGCGGCCGATGGATTTCGGCGCGGACGTGGTGGCCTATTCGGCGACCAAGATGATGGACGGGCAGGGGCGCGTGCTGGCCGGCGCGGTGACGGGCTCCGAGGAGTTCATCAACAATGTGCTGCTGCCGTTCACGCGCAACACCGGGCCGACCCTGAGCGCCTTCAATGCCTGGGTGGTGCTGAAGGGCCTGGAGACGCTCGACCTGCGCATCCGCCGCCAGAGCGAGAATGCGCTGAAAGTCGGGCGCTTCCTCGAACGGCGCGTGCCCAAGATCAATTTCCCGGCGCTGCCCAGCCATCCGCAGCATAATCTGTTCATGCGCCAGATGGCCGATGCGGGGCCGATCTTCTCGTTCGAAGTCGAGGACCGCGCGCAGGCGCATGGCCTGCTCGACGCGCTCGAGCTTATCGACATCTCGAACAATATAGGCGACTCGCGCTCGCTGATGACGCATCCTTCCTCGACCACCCATTCGGGCGTGGCCGAGGAAAAACGGATCGAGATGGGCGTTACCGAAGGTATGTTGCGCTTGAACGTTGGTCTCGAAGATCCCGAGGATGTGGTGGCCGATCTCGATCAGGCGCTTGGCCAAGTCGGGCTGTGATGAAGGCGCTGTTCACCGAGGAAGCCGAAACTCGCGGCATCGTGGTGCGCGTGTCGGTTTCCTATCTGCCCGAACAGTCCGAGCCGCAGCGCGGCCGCTGGTTCTGGGCCTATCATATCCGCATCGAGAATGCGGGATCGTTCACCGTGCAGCTGCTGACGCGCCACTGGACCATCACCGACGGCCGCGGATCGCGCCATTCGGTGGAGGGTGAGGGCGTGGTGGGCGAGCAGCCGATGATCGAGCCGGGCGCGAGCTTCGACTATGTGTCAGGCTGCCCGCTCTCGACACCGACGGGCAGCATGCAGGGGACCTATCATATGATCGCCGAAGACGGTTCGGCGTTCGACGTGGCGATCCCGAGTTTTGCGCTGCTGGCGCCGGCGGTGATGGGGTGAAGCGCACCCACCTTCCCCTAAACGGCCTGCGCGTGCTCGATGCGGCGGCGCGGCATCTGTCGTTTACGCGCGCCGCGGACGAACTGGCGGTCACCCCCGCAGCGGTGGGCCAGCAGATCCGCGCGCTGGAGGATACGCTGGGCGTCGTGCTGTTTCGCCGCACCACCAAGGGGCTGGAGCTTACCCCAGAGGCCGAGGCGGGGCTCACCGCGCTGCGCGCGGGGTTCCTCCAGTTCGAGGAATCGGTTCGGGCGATGCAGGCGGGGCAGTCTTCGAAATCGCTGACGATCGCGGCGCCGCGCGACCTGACCGCGAAGTGGCTGATGCCCAGGCTTGCCGAGATCGCCCGCGGCGACGGCGAATTGCGCTTCATGCTGATCCCGGCCGACGATCTGGTCGACTTCACCGAGGCCAATCTGGATCTGGCGATCCGCTGGGGCGAGGGGCCGGGCGAGCATGAGGGCGAGGCGCTCGAGAGCGACGGGATGGTGACGGTCGAGCGGCCCCAGGGCGGGGTCGACACCCGGATCGCCTGGCCGGGCTGCCTGGCCGAGGATGCCTCGCTGGTGCGGGTGTCGGATGCCGGGCTGGCGCTCGATGCCGCCGCCGAAGGGCTGGGCCGCGCGACGGTGCCCGAACTGCTCGCGCGGGGCGACATCGCCTCCGGCAGGGTGGTCGCGGTGGGCGAGAGCAAGGCGTCGCGGCTCGGTTACTGGCTGGTCGCGCCGCTGCCGCAGTGGCGGCAGAAGAAGGTGCGCGCGCTGGTCGACGCATTGGCGGCGTGAGGCGGCGGACCACGCCGATCCTCAAGACCGAGCGGCTGCTGTTGCGCCCGCGCCGGCCCGAGGATGCCGAATCGCTGCATCCCAGCTATGCCGACGAGGAATGCATGAAATGGTGGTCGACGCCGCCGCACCGCACCGTCGAGCAGACCCGCGAGAGCTTCGCGACCGACGATCCGGCCTGGCGCTGCTGGTCGATCACCGCGCGCGAGAATGACTATGCGATCGGCTTCGTCGCGGTGGGCGAGAAGCGGCAGGGCAATGTCAGCGAGATCGGCTATATGATCGCCAAGCCGCATTGGGGCACCGGCATCGCCCGCGAAGGCGTGGCGCGGGTGATCGACCAGATCTTCGATGAGGGACAGCGCCGCGTGTTCGCCGATACCGATCCCGACA encodes:
- a CDS encoding glycosyltransferase family 39 protein; the encoded protein is MLARLKALHDRPYLVALLLGLAAQLLFTIHLDQPSRIMFDEVHYVPAANALLGLEGPRNIEHPLVGKALIGAGILLFGDNPFGWRAFTTVAGTATVLGAFAFLWLLLGAMRPALIGAILVALNQTLYVQARTAMLDVFLGAFLLWALVLMLWAMRGTRPQVLRRWIGGSVLLGLAVGTKWAAIPYVALAGLAFLVIRLRDARIARRPIAWALAGRDQPHWPGLATIPGLLLLGIVSILVYFATFAPAFFYASDPLPLARLIPFQAQMYALQTQILPAHNYQSDWWSWPLMLRPIWYFYEPDLGAQRGVLLIGNPVIMWGGLLAVLACYWAWFRTRAARPLAVALLWTASLAIYAVIPKSLGFYYYYHLSGIFLCLAVAVAFHHFDAGKARGREEWFAFAALIAFVYFFPILSAAPLADPQDFNHWMWLDSWR
- a CDS encoding trans-sulfuration enzyme family protein; this translates as MKRRTGQDRTITRNWKPATQAVRGGTARSEFGETSEALFLTSGYAYDCAADAAARFAGEQDGMTYSRLQNPTVQMLEERIALLEGAEACRTMATGMAAMTAALLCQLEQGDHIVAGRAAFGSCRWLTDTLLPKFGIGVTIVDARDAQQFHDAATDKTKLFFFETPANPTMDVVDLEAVCGIAKARGITTVVDNAFATPALQRPMDFGADVVAYSATKMMDGQGRVLAGAVTGSEEFINNVLLPFTRNTGPTLSAFNAWVVLKGLETLDLRIRRQSENALKVGRFLERRVPKINFPALPSHPQHNLFMRQMADAGPIFSFEVEDRAQAHGLLDALELIDISNNIGDSRSLMTHPSSTTHSGVAEEKRIEMGVTEGMLRLNVGLEDPEDVVADLDQALGQVGL
- the apaG gene encoding Co2+/Mg2+ efflux protein ApaG, with product MKALFTEEAETRGIVVRVSVSYLPEQSEPQRGRWFWAYHIRIENAGSFTVQLLTRHWTITDGRGSRHSVEGEGVVGEQPMIEPGASFDYVSGCPLSTPTGSMQGTYHMIAEDGSAFDVAIPSFALLAPAVMG
- a CDS encoding LysR family transcriptional regulator, which produces MKRTHLPLNGLRVLDAAARHLSFTRAADELAVTPAAVGQQIRALEDTLGVVLFRRTTKGLELTPEAEAGLTALRAGFLQFEESVRAMQAGQSSKSLTIAAPRDLTAKWLMPRLAEIARGDGELRFMLIPADDLVDFTEANLDLAIRWGEGPGEHEGEALESDGMVTVERPQGGVDTRIAWPGCLAEDASLVRVSDAGLALDAAAEGLGRATVPELLARGDIASGRVVAVGESKASRLGYWLVAPLPQWRQKKVRALVDALAA
- a CDS encoding GNAT family N-acetyltransferase; translated protein: MRRRTTPILKTERLLLRPRRPEDAESLHPSYADEECMKWWSTPPHRTVEQTRESFATDDPAWRCWSITARENDYAIGFVAVGEKRQGNVSEIGYMIAKPHWGTGIAREGVARVIDQIFDEGQRRVFADTDPDNLPSRRLLEKLGFKLEGILRGEWETHIGVRDTALYGLLRYEWAWPRRT